A stretch of Apodemus sylvaticus chromosome 18, mApoSyl1.1, whole genome shotgun sequence DNA encodes these proteins:
- the Pdlim3 gene encoding PDZ and LIM domain protein 3 isoform X2 translates to MPQNVVIPGPAPWGFRLSGGIDFNQPLVITRITPGSKAAAANLCPGDVILAIDGFGTESMTHADAQDRIKAASYQLCLKIDRAETRLWSPQVSEDGKAHPFKINLEAEPQDVNYFEHKHNIRPKPFIIPGRTSGCSTPSGIDCGSGRSTPSSVSTVSTICPGDLKVAAKMAPNIPLEMELPGVKIVHAQFNTPMQLYSDDNIMETLQGQVATALGETPSMSEPTASVSPQSDVYRMLHDGRDEPAAPRQSGSFRVLQELVNDGPDDRPAGTRSVRAPVTKAHGGAGSAQRMPVCDKCGSGIVGAVVKARDKYRHPECFVCADCNLNLKQKGYFFVEGELYCETHARARTRPPEGYDTVTLYPKA, encoded by the exons ATCACTCCCGGAAGCAAGGCAGCAGCTGCCAACCTGTGTCCCGGAGATGTCATCCTGGCTATTGATGGCTTTGGTACGGAGTCCATGACTCACGCTGATGCACAGGACAGGATTAAAGCAGCGTCTTACCAGTTGTGTCTCAAGATTGACAG GGCGGAAACTCGCTTATGGTCTCCACAGGTGTCTGAAGATGGAAAAGCACATCCCTTCAAAATCAACTTAGAAGCTGAACCACAG GATGTGAACTACTTTGAACACAAGCACAATATTCGGCCCAAACCTTTCATAATTCCAGGCCGAACCAG TGGCTGCAGCACTCCTTCCGGTATTGACTGTGGCAGTGGACGTAGCACCCCTTCTTCCGTCAGTACCGTTAGTACGATCTGCCCAGGTGACTTGAAAGTTGCTGCTAAGATGGCCCCTAACATTCCTTTGGAAATGGAACTTCCGGGCGTGAAGATTGTACATGCTCAGTTTAACACTCCTATGCAGTTGTACTCAGATGACAATATTATGGAAACACTTCAGGGTCAGGTTGCCACAGCTCTAGGGGAGACACCCTCCATGAG TGAACCCACAGCCTCAGTGTCCCCTCAGTCGGATGTGTACCGCATGCTCCATGATGGTCGGGATGAACCAGCAGCTCCTCGACAGTCGGGCTCCTTCAGGGTGCTGCAGGAACTGGTGAACGACGGGCCAG ATGACCGTCCTGCTGGCACTCGAAGCGTGCGGGCTCCGGTTACGAAAGCCCACGGCGGGGCCGGCAGTGCCCAGAGGATGCCGGTCTGCGACAAGTGCGGGAGCGGTATTGT AGGTGCTGTCGTCAAGGCCCGGGATAAGTACCGGCACCCGGAGTGCTTCGTGTGTGCTGACTGTAACCTCAACCTCAAGCAGAAAGGCTACTTCTTCGTGGAGGGGGAGCTGTATTGTGAGACACATGCAAGAGCCCGTACGAGGCCCCCAGAAGGCTACGACACCGTCACTCTGTACCCCAAAGCTTAA
- the Pdlim3 gene encoding PDZ and LIM domain protein 3 isoform X1, which translates to MPQNVVIPGPAPWGFRLSGGIDFNQPLVITRITPGSKAAAANLCPGDVILAIDGFGTESMTHADAQDRIKAASYQLCLKIDRAETRLWSPQVSEDGKAHPFKINLEAEPQEFKPIGTAHNRRAQPFIAAANIDDKRQVVSASYNSPIGLYSTSNIQDALHGQLRGLIPSSPQNEPTASVSPQSDVYRMLHDGRDEPAAPRQSGSFRVLQELVNDGPDDRPAGTRSVRAPVTKAHGGAGSAQRMPVCDKCGSGIVGAVVKARDKYRHPECFVCADCNLNLKQKGYFFVEGELYCETHARARTRPPEGYDTVTLYPKA; encoded by the exons ATCACTCCCGGAAGCAAGGCAGCAGCTGCCAACCTGTGTCCCGGAGATGTCATCCTGGCTATTGATGGCTTTGGTACGGAGTCCATGACTCACGCTGATGCACAGGACAGGATTAAAGCAGCGTCTTACCAGTTGTGTCTCAAGATTGACAG GGCGGAAACTCGCTTATGGTCTCCACAGGTGTCTGAAGATGGAAAAGCACATCCCTTCAAAATCAACTTAGAAGCTGAACCACAG GAATTCAAACCCATCGGTACCGCGCACAACAGAAGGGCCCAGCCTTTTATAGCAGCAGCAAACATTGATGACAAAAGGCAGGTAGTGAGCGCTTCCTATAACTCACCAATTGGGCTCTATTCAACTAGCAATATCCAAGACGCGCTACACGGACAGCTGCGGGGTCTCATCCCCAGCTCACCGCAAAA TGAACCCACAGCCTCAGTGTCCCCTCAGTCGGATGTGTACCGCATGCTCCATGATGGTCGGGATGAACCAGCAGCTCCTCGACAGTCGGGCTCCTTCAGGGTGCTGCAGGAACTGGTGAACGACGGGCCAG ATGACCGTCCTGCTGGCACTCGAAGCGTGCGGGCTCCGGTTACGAAAGCCCACGGCGGGGCCGGCAGTGCCCAGAGGATGCCGGTCTGCGACAAGTGCGGGAGCGGTATTGT AGGTGCTGTCGTCAAGGCCCGGGATAAGTACCGGCACCCGGAGTGCTTCGTGTGTGCTGACTGTAACCTCAACCTCAAGCAGAAAGGCTACTTCTTCGTGGAGGGGGAGCTGTATTGTGAGACACATGCAAGAGCCCGTACGAGGCCCCCAGAAGGCTACGACACCGTCACTCTGTACCCCAAAGCTTAA